A region of Athene noctua chromosome 10, bAthNoc1.hap1.1, whole genome shotgun sequence DNA encodes the following proteins:
- the PDE12 gene encoding 2',5'-phosphodiesterase 12: MWRVLRSALRRLRGPPAAPRAGGGMERAVVRCVPSEPKLSLRLVLPDGSARHMQRDQAEPLGRALARIATNAAKGRAKAAKKSKKARAEDGPAGEEAAAPAVRLFSRDGEAVAEEVPNAAAWQDGAVLQIGEAQYRVERNPPALTELRLPRSLLAGFPVCPKVSAEFAAPQHCLFHWYRERRPGGGEEEAAEGEAGGDGGPAWVEAAAAERVFTPSNALVGLRLKLRCTPGDGARRYGPPREVESSGPVEAGPGACTFDSRHLYTRKVCGEGAVRAVSYNILADTYAQTEFSRTVLYPYCAPYALELDYRQNLLKKELAGYSADLVCLQEVDKSVFVDSLAPALDAFGLEGLFKIKEKQHEGLATFYRRDKFSLLSQHDIAFSEALLSDPLHKELGDKLAKYPLVQEKVLQRSSVLQVSVLQSTSDPSRKICVANTHLYWHPKGGNIRLIQIAVALSHIKHIACDLYPGIPVIFCGDFNSTPSSGTYSFISSGGIAEDHEDWVSNGEEERCNMPLNHPFKLLSACGEPAYTNYVGGFHGCLDYIFIDKNALEVEQVIPLPSHEEVTTHQALPSVSHPSDHIALVCDLKWK, translated from the exons aTGTGGCGCGTGCTGCGCTCCGCCCTCCGCAGGCTccgcgggccgcccgccgccccccgcgctggCGGCGGCATGGAGCGGGCCGTGGTGCGGTGCGTGCCCTCCGAGCCCAAGCTGAGCCTGCGGCTCGTGCTCCCCGACGGCAGCGCCAGGCACATGCAGCGGGACCAGGCGGAGCCGCTGGGCCGGGCGCTGGCCCGCATCGCCACCAACGCCGCCAAGGGCCGCGCCAAGGCGGCGAAGAAGAGCAAGAAGGCGCGGGCGGAGGACGGCCCGGCGGGGGaagaggcggcggcgccggccgtGCGGCTCTTCTCCCGCGACGGGGAGGCGGTGGCCGAGGAGGTGCCCAACGCGGCGGCCTGGCAGGACGGCGCCGTGCTGCAGATCGGGGAGGCGCAGTACCGCGTGGAGCGCAACCCGCCGGCCCTCACCGAGCTCCGCCTGCCGCGCTCGCTCCTGGCCGGCTTCCCCGTGTGCCCCAAGGTGAGCGCCGAGTTCGCCGCGCCGCAGCACTGCCTCTTCCACTGGTACCGCGagcggcggcccggcggcggggaggaggaggcggcggagggggaggcggggggcgaCGGCGGCCCGGCCTGGGtggaggcggcggccgccgagCGCGTCTTCACGCCCTCCAACGCGCTGGTGGGGCTGCGGCTGAAGCTGCGCTGCACGCCCGGGGACGGAGCGCGGCGCTACGGGCCGCCCCGCGAGGTGGAGAGCAGCGGGCCCGTGGAGGCCGGCCCCGGCGCCTGCACCTTCGACTCCCGGCATCTCTACACCAGGAAGGTCTGCGGGGAGGGCGCCGTTCGCGCCGTCTCCTACAACATCCTGGCCGACACCTACGCCCAGACGGAGTTCTCCCGCACCGTGCTCTACCCGTACTGCGCTCCCTACGCCCTGGAGCTCGACTACCGGCAGAACCTCCTCAAGAAGGAGCTGGCGGGCTACAGCGCCGACCTCGTCTGCCTACAAGAGGTGGATAAGTCCGTCTTCGTGGACAGCTTGGCTCCAGCCCTGGATGCTTTTGGACTCGAGGGGCTCTTCAAGATCAAGGAGAAGCAGCACGAAGGCCTGGCCACTTTCTATCGCAGGGACAAGTTCAGCCTCCTTAGCCAGCACGACATTGCTTTCAGCGAAGCCCTGCTCTCGGACCCGCTGCACAAGGAGCTGGGTGATAAACTGGCCAAGTACCCCTTGGTGCAGGAGAAGGTGTTGCAGAGGTCCTCTGTGCTGCAG GTTTCAGTTCTTCAGTCTACAAGTGATCCTTCCAGGAAGATTTGTGTAGCTAATACCCACCTTTACTGGCACCCAAAAG GTGGGAACATCCGTCTCATCCAAATTGCTGTAGCCTTGTCCCACATCAAGCACATAGCGTGTGACTTGTATCCTGGTATACCAGTCATATTCTGTGGAGATTTTAATAGTACACCGTCGTCAGGGACTTACAGTTTTATTAGCAGTGGTGGCATTGCTGAAGATCATGAAGACTGGGTCTCAAATGGTGAAGAAGAAAGGTGCAACATGCCTCTAAACCATCCTTTCAAACTGCTAAGTGCTTGTGGAGAACCTGCTTATACAAACTATGTTGGTGGGTTTCATGGATGCCTGGACTATATTTTCATTGACAAAAATGCTTTAGAGGTTGAACAGGTCATTCCATTGCCAAGTCATGAAGAAGTAACAACCCATCAGGCTTTGCCAAGTGTTTCACATCCTTCTGATCATATAGCACTAGTATGTGACTTAAAGTGGAAATAG